A genomic region of Mycobacterium sp. Aquia_213 contains the following coding sequences:
- a CDS encoding ATP-dependent DNA ligase, with protein MAPRVTLTNPDKVLYPVTGTTKSDIFGYYTAIAEVMVPHIAGRAATRKRWPNGVEQSSFFEKQLASSAPDWLPRASIAHRSGTTTYPIIDSADGLAWIAQQAALEVHVPQWRFVAQWTRSKAEELKPGPATRLVFDLDPGEGVTMAQLAEVARAVRDLIADIGLTTFPLTSGSKGLHLYAPLAEPVSSNGATVLAKHIAQQLETSMPKLVTATMTKSLRAGKVFLDWSQNSGSKTTIAPYSLRGREYPTVAAPRSWEELDDPALTQLRYDEVLDRVARDGDLLAPLDADAPVADRLTQYRSMRDAAKTPEPVPHTKPAAGQGNTFVIQEHHARRLHYDFRLERDGVLVSWAVPKNLPETTSVNHLAVHTEDHPLEYGTFEGDIPKGEYGAGKVVIWDSGTYDVEKFRDDEVIVNLHGSRISGRYALIRTNGDQWLAHRMKDQQVFEFDELAPMLATHGSVAALKSGQWAFEGKWDGYRLLIEADRGSVRARSRSGRDVTKEYPQLGSLAADLADHHVVLDGEIVALDKSGVPSFNEMQNRNRATRIEFWAFDLVYLDGRSLLRAKYSDRRKLLETLGSASGLIVPELVPGEDGAAALEHSRAHGWEGVVAKKRDSTYQPGRRSVSWVKDKHWSTQEVVIGGWKAGEGGRTSGIGSLMVGIPGSGGLHFVGRVGTGFTERDLANLKKTLAPLHTDESPFDARLPTRDAKGVTFVEPVLVGEVRYSEWTPDDRLRQPSWRGLRPDKKPSEVVRE; from the coding sequence ATGGCACCGCGGGTGACGCTGACCAACCCCGACAAGGTGCTTTATCCTGTGACCGGCACCACTAAGTCCGACATCTTCGGCTACTACACCGCTATCGCGGAGGTGATGGTCCCGCACATCGCCGGGCGTGCGGCTACCCGCAAGCGTTGGCCGAATGGCGTTGAGCAGTCTTCGTTTTTCGAGAAGCAACTGGCGTCCTCGGCGCCGGACTGGTTGCCCCGCGCCAGTATTGCCCACCGGTCCGGGACGACGACGTATCCGATCATCGACAGCGCCGACGGGCTGGCCTGGATCGCGCAGCAGGCGGCGCTGGAGGTACACGTGCCGCAATGGCGGTTCGTCGCGCAATGGACCCGCAGTAAAGCCGAAGAACTCAAGCCCGGGCCCGCAACGAGATTGGTGTTCGACCTCGACCCGGGCGAGGGCGTCACGATGGCGCAGCTGGCCGAAGTGGCCCGCGCGGTGCGTGACCTGATCGCCGATATCGGGCTGACCACCTTTCCGCTCACCAGCGGCAGCAAGGGGCTGCATCTCTACGCGCCGCTGGCGGAGCCGGTGAGTAGTAATGGCGCCACCGTGCTGGCGAAACACATTGCACAGCAACTGGAAACGTCGATGCCCAAGTTGGTCACCGCGACGATGACCAAGAGCCTGCGGGCCGGCAAGGTGTTCCTGGACTGGAGCCAGAACAGCGGATCGAAGACCACGATCGCGCCCTACTCGCTGCGCGGGCGGGAGTACCCAACCGTCGCAGCGCCCCGGAGCTGGGAAGAACTCGACGACCCGGCGCTGACTCAGCTGCGCTACGACGAGGTGCTGGACCGGGTGGCCCGCGACGGCGATCTGCTGGCGCCACTCGACGCCGACGCGCCCGTTGCGGATCGGCTGACCCAGTACCGCAGCATGCGCGACGCGGCCAAGACGCCCGAACCCGTTCCCCACACTAAACCCGCTGCGGGCCAAGGAAATACGTTTGTCATCCAGGAGCATCACGCACGCCGGTTGCATTATGACTTCCGGCTGGAACGAGACGGCGTACTGGTGTCGTGGGCGGTGCCGAAAAACCTGCCCGAGACCACCTCGGTGAACCATCTTGCGGTGCACACCGAAGACCATCCACTCGAATACGGCACGTTCGAGGGCGACATTCCCAAGGGGGAATACGGTGCCGGCAAGGTGGTCATCTGGGATTCCGGAACTTACGACGTCGAGAAGTTCCGTGACGACGAGGTGATCGTCAATCTGCACGGCAGCCGAATTTCCGGACGCTACGCGCTGATTCGAACCAACGGTGACCAATGGCTGGCGCATCGGATGAAGGACCAGCAAGTCTTCGAGTTCGACGAGCTCGCTCCGATGCTCGCCACGCACGGTTCGGTGGCGGCCCTCAAGTCCGGTCAGTGGGCGTTCGAGGGGAAGTGGGACGGCTACCGGCTGCTGATCGAGGCGGATCGCGGCAGTGTACGGGCGCGGTCCAGAAGCGGTCGTGACGTCACCAAGGAGTATCCGCAATTAGGTTCGCTGGCGGCAGATCTGGCCGATCACCATGTGGTGCTCGACGGAGAGATCGTGGCGTTGGACAAGTCCGGCGTGCCCAGCTTCAACGAGATGCAGAACCGCAACCGCGCCACCCGCATCGAGTTCTGGGCGTTCGACCTGGTTTACCTGGACGGTCGCTCGCTGCTGCGGGCGAAGTATTCCGACCGTCGTAAACTCCTCGAAACCCTGGGCAGTGCAAGCGGTCTCATCGTTCCAGAGCTGGTGCCCGGCGAGGACGGCGCGGCGGCCCTCGAGCATTCCCGTGCACACGGCTGGGAGGGCGTGGTTGCCAAGAAGCGCGACTCCACCTATCAGCCGGGCCGGCGCTCGGTGTCCTGGGTCAAGGACAAGCATTGGAGCACACAGGAAGTCGTCATCGGCGGCTGGAAGGCCGGAGAAGGTGGGCGCACCAGTGGCATCGGCTCGCTGATGGTGGGGATTCCCGGCAGCGGCGGCCTGCATTTCGTCGGCAGGGTCGGCACCGGCTTCACCGAGCGCGACTTGGCCAACCTGAAAAAGACACTGGCCCCGCTGCACACCGACGAATCCCCGTTCGACGCCCGGCTGCCCACCCGCGATGCCAAGGGTGTGACGTTCGTCGAGCCGGTTCTGGTCGGCGAGGTGCGCTACAGCGAGTGGACCCCGGATGATCGTTTGCGCCAACCGAGTTGGCGTGGACTACGGCCGGACAAGAAACCAAGTGAGGTGGTGCGCGAATGA
- a CDS encoding carbohydrate kinase family protein, producing the protein MTRGLVIGESLIDIVEGDEHVGGSPLNVAVGLGRLDRNVDFLTHIADDSHGRRIADYVKASGAQLVPGSMTAARTPTAVATIADDGSASYAFDLDWQLSGTPEVAPPLLVHTGSIATVLEPGCLAVAALLDAYRLSATVTLDPNVRPSLIANRDLARQRIEHLIERGDIVKVSDEDLRWIDPDHEPEQTARAWLALGPAIVAVTMGEHGSRAFCAAGEAQVAPKQVRVVDTIGAGDAFMVGLLDALWEMDLLGGDRRAALARIRLDELTAALEAAGLVSALTVGRAGADLPDRAALRSIAF; encoded by the coding sequence ATGACCCGCGGTCTGGTGATCGGCGAGTCGCTGATCGATATCGTCGAGGGAGACGAACATGTCGGCGGCAGTCCGCTCAACGTCGCCGTCGGACTGGGCCGGCTGGACCGCAACGTCGACTTCCTGACTCACATCGCCGACGACTCGCACGGCCGGCGGATCGCGGACTACGTCAAAGCCTCTGGCGCACAGCTTGTTCCGGGAAGCATGACCGCCGCTCGCACGCCGACCGCGGTGGCGACGATCGCGGATGACGGGTCCGCCTCCTACGCCTTCGATCTGGACTGGCAGCTCTCCGGCACGCCCGAGGTTGCACCGCCGTTGCTGGTGCACACCGGGTCCATCGCGACCGTCCTCGAGCCGGGGTGCTTGGCCGTCGCGGCATTGCTCGACGCCTACCGGCTGTCGGCGACGGTCACCCTGGACCCCAACGTGCGTCCATCACTGATCGCGAACCGGGATCTGGCGCGCCAACGCATCGAGCATCTGATCGAGCGCGGCGACATCGTCAAGGTCAGCGATGAGGATCTGCGCTGGATCGATCCCGATCACGAGCCCGAGCAGACGGCCCGAGCCTGGTTGGCACTGGGACCCGCGATCGTCGCCGTGACGATGGGCGAACACGGTTCGCGGGCATTCTGCGCGGCGGGCGAGGCACAGGTGGCCCCCAAGCAGGTCCGGGTGGTCGACACCATCGGCGCCGGCGACGCGTTCATGGTCGGCCTGCTCGACGCGCTCTGGGAAATGGACCTGTTGGGCGGCGACCGGCGGGCCGCCCTGGCCAGGATCCGGCTCGACGAACTGACCGCGGCATTGGAAGCGGCGGGGCTGGTGTCGGCGCTGACCGTCGGGCGCGCCGGCGCCGATCTGCCCGATCGTGCCGCCCTCCGCTCAATCGCCTTCTAG
- a CDS encoding mannitol dehydrogenase family protein — MFDVIPPWRPKGGVPLTDATLPLHSQRVDVPTYDRSALQRGVVHIGAGNFHRAHQAVYFDDLARSGISDRWGVTGVSLNSSNAKDLLSAQDGLYTVVQRGHDRQTARVVGSIGSVHYAPNDGAAVRAALADPQTRIVSLTITNNGYFLNPVTDEFDAEDPDVRADLVAHDGYGTAWGYLAEALDRRRRAGIAPFTVLCCDNIPGDTQPARTALVSFAALKDPGLARWIDTYVAFPSTMVDRITPQTSKSECKFVEQTFGVADKFPVVTEPYRQWVIEDSFCNWRPPLDLVGAEFVTDVRDHKLIKTRLLNGSHIALGCLATLAGYQRTDEAMRDHVVHDYVEKLLRDEIQPLLPAVPGMNTPEYRGTLLDRLSNPRMSDQLSRLARRGTSKIAQFVMPSLEEAIAQGRPHTLLMLAVAGWARYMRGHDLVGRKISLEDSQAIPVVKLANMASSNPDPLLGHEMFGQVRAVPGFAERLGDMIADIDERGVVPTLRDAMRNDERELVSR; from the coding sequence ATGTTTGATGTCATTCCCCCTTGGCGTCCAAAAGGCGGCGTCCCCCTGACCGACGCGACACTCCCACTGCATTCGCAGCGAGTTGATGTGCCCACCTACGACAGGTCGGCTCTTCAGCGTGGTGTCGTCCACATCGGTGCGGGCAACTTTCACCGCGCCCATCAGGCCGTCTACTTCGACGACCTTGCCCGCTCGGGCATCTCCGATCGTTGGGGGGTCACCGGCGTCAGCCTCAACTCGTCCAACGCCAAAGACCTGCTGTCGGCACAAGATGGGCTGTACACCGTCGTGCAGCGCGGCCACGACCGCCAGACCGCCCGAGTGGTCGGCTCGATCGGCTCGGTTCACTACGCGCCGAATGATGGCGCGGCGGTCCGTGCCGCGTTGGCAGACCCGCAAACCCGCATCGTCAGCCTGACCATCACCAACAACGGATACTTCCTGAATCCGGTCACCGACGAGTTCGACGCCGAGGACCCCGACGTACGCGCCGACCTGGTCGCGCACGACGGCTATGGCACCGCGTGGGGATACCTCGCCGAAGCTCTCGACCGGCGTCGCCGCGCGGGCATCGCGCCGTTCACCGTGCTCTGCTGCGACAACATTCCCGGTGACACCCAGCCGGCGCGGACCGCGCTGGTGTCGTTCGCCGCATTGAAGGACCCGGGGCTTGCCCGTTGGATCGACACATATGTCGCGTTCCCGTCGACCATGGTCGATCGGATCACCCCACAAACCTCGAAGTCGGAGTGCAAATTCGTCGAGCAGACCTTCGGCGTGGCCGACAAATTTCCGGTCGTCACCGAGCCGTATCGCCAGTGGGTGATCGAGGATTCCTTCTGCAATTGGCGTCCGCCGCTCGACCTGGTCGGTGCCGAATTCGTTACCGATGTCCGCGACCACAAGCTGATCAAGACTCGGCTGCTCAACGGATCCCATATCGCGCTTGGGTGTTTGGCCACCTTGGCCGGCTATCAGCGCACCGACGAAGCGATGCGGGACCACGTCGTCCACGATTACGTCGAGAAGCTGCTGCGCGACGAGATTCAGCCACTGCTGCCCGCCGTCCCCGGGATGAACACCCCCGAGTACCGGGGCACCTTGCTCGACCGGCTCAGCAATCCGCGGATGAGCGACCAGTTGTCGCGGCTGGCTCGACGGGGAACAAGCAAAATCGCGCAGTTTGTGATGCCGTCGCTGGAGGAGGCGATCGCGCAGGGCAGGCCGCACACGCTGCTGATGTTGGCTGTTGCCGGGTGGGCCCGATACATGCGGGGCCACGATCTTGTGGGGCGCAAGATCAGCCTCGAAGACTCGCAGGCGATACCGGTGGTTAAGTTGGCCAACATGGCGAGCAGCAACCCCGATCCGCTGCTGGGGCATGAGATGTTCGGCCAGGTGCGCGCGGTTCCCGGTTTTGCCGAACGCCTCGGCGACATGATTGCGGATATCGACGAGCGCGGCGTGGTGCCCACGCTGCGCGACGCGATGCGCAACGACGAGCGGGAGTTGGTGTCGCGATGA
- a CDS encoding Ku protein encodes MRSIWKGSISFGLVNVPVKVYSATEDHDIKFHQVHAKDNGRIRYQRVCEVDGEVVEYRDIARAYESDDGQMVIITDDDISTLPEERSREIEVLEFVPASDVDPMMFDRSYFLEPDSKSSKSYVLLAKTLAETDRMAIVHFTLRNKTRLAALRVKDFGKRDVMVVHTLLWPDEIRDPDFPVLDKKVEIKPAELKMAGQVVESMAEDFNPDRYRDTYQEQLQELVDAKLEGGEAFTAEEKPKELDETEDVSDLLAKLEASVKARSGDGKAPAKKATAKKAPAKKTAAKKAPAKKSPAKAASRS; translated from the coding sequence ATGCGCTCCATCTGGAAGGGTTCGATCTCGTTCGGGCTGGTCAACGTGCCGGTCAAGGTCTACAGCGCCACCGAGGACCACGACATCAAGTTCCATCAGGTGCACGCCAAGGACAACGGCCGCATTCGCTACCAGCGGGTGTGCGAGGTGGATGGCGAGGTTGTCGAATACCGGGACATCGCCCGGGCTTACGAATCCGACGACGGCCAGATGGTGATTATCACCGACGACGACATCTCCACCCTGCCCGAAGAACGCAGCCGTGAAATCGAAGTGCTGGAGTTCGTCCCGGCCAGCGACGTGGACCCGATGATGTTCGATCGCAGCTATTTCCTGGAGCCGGATTCCAAGTCGTCCAAATCGTATGTACTGCTGGCCAAGACGCTCGCCGAGACCGACCGGATGGCCATCGTTCATTTCACGCTGCGTAACAAGACCCGGCTTGCGGCGTTGCGGGTGAAGGACTTTGGCAAGCGCGACGTCATGGTGGTGCACACCTTGTTGTGGCCGGATGAGATCCGTGACCCCGACTTCCCGGTGCTGGACAAGAAGGTCGAGATCAAGCCCGCGGAGCTGAAGATGGCCGGGCAAGTGGTGGAGTCGATGGCCGAGGACTTCAACCCGGACCGTTACCGCGACACCTACCAGGAGCAGCTGCAGGAGCTCGTCGACGCGAAACTCGAAGGCGGAGAGGCATTTACCGCCGAGGAAAAACCCAAAGAGCTGGACGAGACCGAAGACGTCTCCGATTTGCTCGCCAAGCTGGAGGCCAGCGTGAAGGCGCGCTCCGGGGACGGAAAGGCACCGGCGAAGAAGGCCACCGCAAAGAAGGCGCCGGCCAAGAAGACTGCCGCAAAGAAGGCGCCGGCCAAGAAGTCTCCCGCCAAAGCGGCGTCACGCTCCTGA
- a CDS encoding HAD family hydrolase yields the protein MNGGLTFVREFDPAPITTLLLDADDSLFASERPAFDASTEVTNRFLARFGVSAPLSSEELRKRAVGKNFRTTALDLAVQCKVPLDQTLALGRPAAVIASAGDLTSGNGLSVDELEQWVREERERVTAHLAVTLTPDPQVLEPLRDLAAHYALAAVSSSATKRLRACFTATGLDALISEAVTFSAEDSLPVPTSKPDPAVYLHAGQVLGVEAQQGLAVEDSVAGVSSAVAAGYATVGNLMFLLPDERDCRRAELIDAGAVAITDSWPALADFLLLSAVPAGRSPLT from the coding sequence ATGAACGGCGGACTGACCTTTGTGCGCGAATTCGACCCGGCGCCGATCACTACCTTGCTCTTGGACGCCGACGACAGCCTGTTTGCCTCGGAGCGGCCGGCATTCGACGCATCCACCGAGGTGACGAATCGTTTCCTGGCCAGGTTCGGCGTGAGCGCACCGCTCAGCTCGGAAGAGTTGCGCAAGCGGGCCGTCGGGAAGAATTTTCGAACCACGGCTCTCGACCTGGCGGTGCAATGCAAAGTCCCGCTCGATCAGACGTTGGCCCTGGGCCGTCCCGCAGCGGTGATCGCCTCGGCCGGCGACCTGACGAGCGGCAACGGCTTGTCCGTCGACGAACTCGAGCAATGGGTGCGCGAAGAGCGCGAGCGGGTCACCGCTCACTTGGCTGTCACCCTGACACCCGATCCGCAGGTACTGGAGCCGTTGCGAGACCTCGCCGCGCACTACGCGCTCGCGGCTGTCAGCTCCAGCGCCACCAAGCGCCTGCGTGCCTGCTTCACGGCCACCGGTCTCGACGCGCTGATATCGGAGGCGGTGACCTTCAGCGCCGAGGATTCTCTTCCGGTGCCGACAAGCAAGCCCGACCCGGCGGTGTATCTGCATGCCGGCCAGGTGCTGGGCGTCGAAGCGCAACAGGGGCTGGCCGTCGAAGACTCGGTGGCCGGCGTGAGTTCCGCGGTCGCGGCTGGCTATGCCACCGTCGGCAACCTGATGTTCCTGCTACCCGACGAACGGGATTGCCGCCGTGCGGAATTGATCGACGCCGGCGCCGTCGCGATAACCGATTCGTGGCCTGCTCTTGCCGATTTCCTGCTGTTGTCGGCGGTGCCGGCTGGCCGCTCCCCACTCACGTAG
- a CDS encoding fumarylacetoacetate hydrolase family protein, whose translation MKWVTFRGAGGERTGVLSGDVIHPMPPGVTLLDLVGRGAEGLRQAGSEASRFDPIRLDDVTLMAPIPRPPSIRDSLCFLDHMRNCQAAVGAGRVLSDTWYRIPAFYFACPATVLGPYDDAPMAPGSAWQDFELEIAAVIGTRGKDLTVEQAEGAIIGYTIFNDWSARDLQQLETQLAIGQGKGKDSGVTLGPYLVTPDELEQYRRDGKLDLQVTALVNDHVIGSGSTAQMDWSFGEVISYVSRGVQLTPGDVVGSGTVPTCTLVEHLSMTELESFPGWLRDGDVVTLRVQGLGETRQTVRASSPPHRLAPRPNPEAAPAPNRVNRAPALVPYTRGLHEVGDRVWAWTLPDGGYGWSNAGLVSGDGASLLVDTLFDLALTREMLTAMGSITGRAPITDALITHSNGDHTHGNQLLDASVRIIAAQGTADEIEHGMAPEMLAMVQTANLGPVATPYTRDRFGPFDFSGIEVRNADQTFDRDLTIEVGGRRIELLNLGPAHTAADSVVHVPDAGVLFGGDLLFIGCTPIVWAGPIANWVAACDAMLALDAPTVVPGHGPITDPDGIRSVRGYLVHVAEQAKAAYDKGLSWAEAADTIDLGEYATWLDAERVVVNVYQRYRELDPDTPQLETMALLVMQAEWLAKRSS comes from the coding sequence ATGAAGTGGGTGACCTTTCGAGGTGCTGGCGGCGAGCGGACCGGGGTGCTCTCCGGCGACGTGATCCACCCGATGCCACCGGGTGTGACACTGCTCGACCTGGTCGGGCGCGGCGCCGAGGGATTGCGCCAAGCCGGTTCGGAGGCAAGCCGTTTCGATCCGATACGTCTGGATGACGTGACGCTGATGGCGCCGATCCCGCGGCCGCCGTCGATCCGGGATTCGCTGTGCTTCCTGGACCACATGCGCAATTGTCAGGCGGCCGTGGGCGCCGGGCGGGTACTCAGCGATACCTGGTATCGCATCCCGGCGTTCTACTTCGCTTGTCCGGCAACCGTTCTCGGGCCCTATGACGATGCGCCAATGGCGCCCGGAAGTGCTTGGCAGGACTTCGAATTGGAGATTGCCGCGGTCATCGGAACCCGCGGCAAAGACCTCACGGTCGAGCAGGCCGAAGGGGCCATCATCGGCTACACCATCTTCAACGACTGGTCGGCGCGGGACCTGCAGCAGCTGGAAACCCAACTGGCGATCGGGCAGGGCAAGGGCAAAGACAGCGGAGTCACGCTGGGCCCCTACCTGGTGACACCCGATGAGCTCGAGCAGTATCGCCGCGACGGCAAGCTCGACCTGCAGGTGACCGCGTTGGTGAACGATCACGTGATCGGGTCGGGCTCGACCGCCCAAATGGATTGGAGCTTCGGCGAAGTCATCTCCTACGTCTCGCGCGGGGTGCAGCTCACGCCCGGTGACGTCGTCGGCTCCGGCACGGTGCCCACCTGCACGCTGGTCGAGCACCTCAGCATGACGGAACTGGAGTCGTTCCCCGGATGGCTGCGCGACGGTGACGTCGTCACGTTGCGGGTGCAGGGTCTGGGGGAGACCCGGCAAACCGTTCGCGCGAGCAGTCCGCCGCACCGGCTGGCGCCCCGGCCCAATCCGGAGGCCGCGCCCGCGCCGAACCGGGTCAATCGGGCACCCGCGCTCGTGCCCTACACCCGCGGGCTGCACGAGGTCGGTGATCGGGTGTGGGCGTGGACGTTGCCGGACGGCGGCTATGGCTGGAGCAATGCCGGTCTGGTCAGCGGCGATGGCGCCTCGCTCCTGGTCGACACCTTGTTCGACCTGGCGCTGACCCGCGAAATGCTCACCGCGATGGGATCGATCACCGGACGCGCGCCGATCACCGACGCGTTGATCACCCACTCCAACGGCGACCACACCCACGGCAACCAACTGCTCGACGCGTCGGTGCGCATCATCGCCGCGCAGGGCACGGCCGACGAGATCGAGCACGGGATGGCGCCCGAAATGCTGGCCATGGTGCAGACCGCCAATCTCGGCCCGGTCGCAACGCCGTATACGCGAGACCGGTTCGGGCCCTTCGACTTCAGTGGCATCGAGGTGCGCAACGCCGACCAGACGTTCGACCGTGACCTGACCATCGAGGTCGGCGGGCGCCGGATCGAGCTGCTGAACCTGGGTCCCGCGCACACCGCCGCGGACTCGGTGGTGCACGTGCCCGACGCGGGGGTGCTGTTCGGCGGCGACCTGCTGTTCATCGGCTGCACCCCGATCGTGTGGGCGGGCCCGATCGCCAACTGGGTCGCCGCCTGCGATGCGATGCTCGCGCTGGACGCGCCGACGGTGGTACCCGGGCACGGTCCGATTACCGATCCGGACGGGATCCGTTCGGTGCGTGGCTATCTCGTGCACGTTGCCGAGCAAGCCAAGGCCGCCTATGACAAGGGGCTGTCGTGGGCCGAGGCCGCCGACACCATCGACCTCGGCGAGTACGCCACCTGGCTGGACGCCGAGCGGGTGGTAGTCAACGTCTATCAGCGCTACCGCGAACTCGACCCGGACACACCGCAATTGGAGACCATGGCGTTGCTGGTGATGCAGGCCGAGTGGCTGGCCAAACGCTCGTCCTAG
- a CDS encoding sensor domain-containing diguanylate cyclase, whose amino-acid sequence MAKQPDQFDWISAYLDSHGLLIPWRRISAVFIASFAAFPLIMLWSPAGPADPVTRTVTLVAAAFGIAGASLRLKRWPTRRQSSSWLLIAMAGIAAALLTLSNPYVGLMGCATFAMLGGYIAYFHAAPYVFANLAVAATCVLVLSYRIIANTGDVALTAASLIVVIGLNIGVPLGMQSLVHTLRTDLQSSGRDPLTGLHNRRSFNNSAYELIRVHRKTVGAYLVVAVIDLDEFKRLNDTHGHAAGDQALVAVAAGLQRSCRATAVIGRAGGEEFVVADIRRTPDATRMAERICEAIATIPFDITASIGTSSAPLSIGPITPAMQLIDDLIRTSDAAMYEAKRAGGNQVRHYSGDAPPLV is encoded by the coding sequence GTGGCAAAGCAGCCAGACCAGTTCGACTGGATCAGTGCCTACCTGGACAGTCACGGCCTTCTCATACCGTGGCGCAGGATTTCGGCCGTCTTCATCGCGTCCTTCGCGGCCTTCCCGCTCATCATGCTCTGGAGTCCGGCCGGACCCGCAGATCCGGTGACCCGAACGGTGACACTCGTGGCGGCGGCATTCGGAATCGCCGGGGCGAGCCTGCGGTTGAAACGCTGGCCGACGCGACGTCAGTCCAGCAGCTGGTTGCTGATCGCAATGGCCGGCATCGCGGCGGCGCTCTTGACGCTGTCCAACCCCTATGTGGGATTGATGGGATGCGCGACTTTTGCGATGCTGGGTGGCTACATCGCCTACTTCCACGCCGCGCCCTACGTTTTTGCCAACCTCGCGGTGGCCGCGACGTGCGTGCTGGTGCTGTCGTATCGAATCATCGCGAACACCGGCGACGTAGCCCTGACCGCCGCTTCCCTGATCGTGGTGATAGGACTCAACATCGGTGTGCCCTTGGGCATGCAGTCGTTGGTGCATACGCTGCGAACCGATCTGCAGAGCTCGGGCCGTGATCCACTCACCGGCCTGCACAACCGGCGCTCCTTCAACAACTCGGCGTACGAACTGATCAGGGTCCATCGCAAAACGGTGGGCGCCTATCTGGTGGTCGCGGTCATCGATCTCGACGAATTCAAGCGACTGAACGACACGCACGGCCACGCCGCGGGCGATCAGGCGCTGGTCGCGGTCGCCGCGGGGCTGCAACGGAGCTGTCGCGCCACCGCCGTGATCGGCCGGGCCGGTGGCGAGGAGTTTGTCGTCGCCGACATCCGACGAACGCCCGACGCCACGAGGATGGCCGAACGAATTTGCGAGGCGATAGCCACAATTCCCTTTGACATCACTGCGAGCATCGGCACCTCGAGCGCCCCGCTCAGCATCGGCCCGATTACCCCGGCCATGCAACTCATCGACGACCTGATCAGGACTTCAGACGCCGCCATGTATGAAGCCAAACGCGCCGGAGGCAATCAGGTTCGCCACTATTCCGGGGACGCACCCCCGTTGGTTTGA
- a CDS encoding mannitol dehydrogenase family protein, which translates to MASAINLNNAALARLPIDAPTYDRGSVSVGIAHIGAGHFHRAHQAMYIDRLLQQGLAHEWGICGVGVMPADWTMRDVLNDQDGLYTLILENPDGSRDAHVIGSIVDYRYAPDDPESALAVLTAPSTRIISLTITEGGYRDPDGPAFTLITEALDRRRRSGTAAPTIVSCDNIENNGEIASRAVLANAERRDPGLAQWIAENSRFPSSMVDRITPATTLQMTAEVQRNFGVNDRWPVVAEPFTSWVLEDDFADGRPPLERAGVLLVDDVAPYELMKLRLLNAGHQCLAYFAHLCGFEFVHEAARDPLFADFLLGYFESEAIPTLPPVPGIDLHAFSRTLIERFSNPGVRDTVARLCAYSSDRIPKWLLPVINDNLANDGSVRLAAATVASWARYAEGTDEWGAPFEVVDQLADSLVPIARTQHENPTAFIEVTAVFGDLAQHPSFVQAYRWALESLHAKGARATLEALVR; encoded by the coding sequence GTGGCTAGCGCTATCAATCTGAACAATGCGGCGCTCGCAAGGCTGCCGATCGACGCACCCACCTATGACCGTGGCAGCGTCAGCGTCGGTATCGCGCATATCGGGGCCGGTCACTTTCACCGGGCCCATCAGGCGATGTACATCGACCGGTTGCTGCAGCAGGGCCTGGCGCACGAGTGGGGCATCTGCGGGGTGGGCGTGATGCCCGCGGACTGGACCATGCGCGACGTCCTGAATGATCAGGACGGGCTCTACACGCTGATTCTGGAAAACCCGGACGGTAGCCGGGATGCGCACGTGATCGGCTCGATCGTCGATTACCGATACGCCCCCGATGACCCGGAGTCGGCGCTGGCGGTGCTGACGGCGCCGTCCACCCGGATCATTTCGCTGACCATTACCGAGGGCGGTTACCGCGACCCCGACGGGCCCGCCTTCACGTTGATCACCGAGGCCCTGGACCGGCGCCGCCGCAGCGGGACCGCCGCGCCGACGATCGTCTCGTGCGACAACATCGAGAACAACGGTGAGATCGCGAGCCGGGCCGTCCTCGCGAATGCCGAACGCCGAGACCCCGGGTTGGCGCAGTGGATCGCGGAGAACAGCAGGTTCCCGAGTTCGATGGTCGACCGCATCACCCCGGCCACCACACTGCAGATGACCGCGGAAGTGCAGCGCAACTTCGGTGTCAACGACCGCTGGCCGGTGGTGGCCGAGCCGTTCACTTCCTGGGTGCTCGAAGACGATTTTGCCGATGGCAGGCCACCGCTGGAGCGGGCGGGCGTGCTGCTGGTCGACGACGTCGCGCCGTATGAGTTGATGAAGCTGAGGCTGCTCAATGCGGGCCATCAATGCCTGGCCTACTTCGCCCATCTGTGCGGCTTCGAGTTCGTCCACGAAGCGGCGCGCGATCCGTTGTTCGCCGACTTCTTGCTCGGCTATTTCGAATCCGAGGCCATCCCGACGCTGCCGCCGGTGCCCGGGATCGACTTGCACGCGTTCAGCCGCACGTTGATTGAGCGGTTCTCCAACCCGGGGGTGCGCGACACCGTGGCCCGGCTGTGCGCCTACTCGTCGGATCGCATCCCGAAATGGCTGCTGCCGGTCATCAACGACAACTTGGCCAACGATGGCTCGGTCCGGCTGGCGGCGGCGACGGTGGCAAGCTGGGCCCGCTACGCCGAGGGCACCGACGAATGGGGTGCGCCTTTCGAGGTGGTGGACCAGCTGGCGGACTCGCTGGTACCGATCGCCCGCACGCAGCACGAAAATCCCACCGCGTTCATCGAAGTCACCGCGGTGTTTGGAGATCTGGCCCAGCACCCCAGCTTCGTCCAGGCATACCGCTGGGCGCTGGAATCGTTGCACGCCAAGGGAGCTCGCGCGACGCTGGAGGCATTGGTCCGATGA